From a single Candidatus Microthrix subdominans genomic region:
- a CDS encoding zinc ABC transporter substrate-binding protein produces the protein MHPSAPTPNHRRGWALLAFGVTALGLTLGACSSTDTADAPRGDCPVEPVSVVATVNQWGQIVEQLGGDCVTVDSIISGSAADPHDYEPTPADSAAFEDADLAVLNGLGYDSWAQRALDQVGDGPAVIVAGDVAGRTTGDNPHIWYSPEAVRAMTEAITGELAQLTPLGPDAGGYLGERFDAWMESLQSYDDAIDGLAKAGDGATFASTEPVADDLLEAAGLSNVTPPGYRSAALNETEPSPSDLAAFDDLLASGKVDLLVVNPQSEGPVADQLRRSADGDQVPVVEVTEAVPDDADGFVAWQVAQLNSLTAALGQ, from the coding sequence ATGCACCCCAGCGCCCCCACCCCCAACCATCGGCGTGGATGGGCGCTGCTTGCCTTTGGTGTCACGGCACTCGGTCTGACGCTCGGCGCCTGCAGCTCAACCGACACTGCCGACGCACCGCGCGGCGACTGCCCGGTGGAACCCGTCAGCGTCGTGGCCACCGTCAACCAGTGGGGCCAGATCGTCGAGCAACTTGGCGGCGACTGCGTCACGGTCGACTCGATCATCTCCGGTTCGGCCGCCGATCCCCACGACTACGAGCCGACACCCGCCGACAGCGCCGCCTTCGAGGACGCCGACCTGGCCGTGCTCAACGGCCTTGGCTACGACAGCTGGGCACAGCGGGCCCTCGACCAGGTGGGCGACGGCCCGGCGGTGATCGTTGCGGGCGATGTGGCCGGCCGCACCACCGGCGACAACCCCCACATCTGGTACTCGCCCGAAGCGGTGCGCGCCATGACCGAGGCCATCACCGGTGAGCTCGCCCAGCTCACCCCCCTCGGCCCCGATGCTGGTGGCTACCTCGGCGAGCGATTCGACGCCTGGATGGAATCGCTCCAGTCGTACGACGACGCGATCGACGGCCTGGCGAAGGCGGGGGACGGCGCAACGTTCGCATCGACCGAGCCGGTCGCCGACGACCTGTTGGAGGCGGCCGGCCTGAGCAACGTCACTCCGCCCGGGTACCGGTCAGCGGCACTGAACGAGACCGAACCCTCCCCCTCCGACCTGGCGGCGTTCGACGACCTGCTCGCTTCGGGCAAGGTGGACCTTCTGGTCGTCAACCCGCAGAGTGAAGGCCCGGTGGCCGATCAGCTGCGCCGCAGCGCGGACGGCGATCAGGTGCCGGTGGTCGAGGTCACCGAGGCGGTGCCGGACGACGCCGACGGGTTCGTCGCCTGGCAGGTCGCCCAGCTCAACTCGCTCACCGCTGCCCTGGGCCAATGA
- a CDS encoding metal ABC transporter permease, with translation MRHAFIGGTLVALASGLIGYFVVVRRDAFAAHALAHIGFPGATGAALVGAPVTLGLAVFCVAGGLAIGAFGKRVDRREVATGTVLAFATSLGVLFASMATDSAASVTSVLFGNLLAISTDQLIVFGAMTVVLVVAMVIIARPLLFASISPEVAEARGVPVRALAIAFLVLLALVVAMATQVVGTLLLFALVVTPAAAALALTARPVVVVAGATAIALGSVWGGLVISAMFNLPPSFPIVSLAFATWLAALARSRSVERTGRVAPAPASTTSTATATERV, from the coding sequence ATGCGCCACGCGTTTATCGGCGGCACGCTGGTGGCGCTGGCCTCCGGGCTGATCGGCTACTTCGTCGTCGTCCGCCGGGATGCCTTCGCCGCCCACGCCCTGGCCCACATCGGCTTTCCCGGGGCCACCGGCGCGGCGCTGGTCGGGGCGCCGGTCACGCTGGGTCTGGCGGTGTTTTGTGTCGCCGGAGGCCTGGCGATCGGCGCCTTCGGCAAGCGGGTGGATCGCCGGGAGGTGGCCACCGGCACCGTGCTGGCGTTCGCTACGTCGCTCGGCGTGCTGTTTGCCTCGATGGCGACCGACAGCGCCGCCAGCGTCACCAGCGTGCTGTTCGGCAACCTGTTGGCCATTTCCACCGATCAGCTGATCGTGTTCGGTGCGATGACCGTCGTGCTCGTCGTGGCGATGGTCATCATCGCCCGGCCGCTGTTGTTCGCATCGATCAGCCCGGAGGTGGCCGAGGCGCGGGGCGTGCCGGTGCGGGCCTTGGCCATCGCCTTCCTTGTGTTGCTGGCGCTGGTGGTGGCCATGGCCACCCAGGTGGTGGGCACGCTGTTGCTGTTCGCCCTGGTGGTCACCCCGGCCGCTGCTGCGCTGGCGCTGACCGCGCGCCCGGTGGTCGTCGTCGCCGGGGCAACCGCCATCGCCCTGGGCAGCGTGTGGGGCGGGCTGGTCATCTCGGCGATGTTCAACCTGCCGCCCAGCTTTCCGATCGTGTCGCTGGCCTTCGCCACATGGCTGGCCGCGCTGGCCCGCAGCCGGTCGGTGGAGCGCACCGGGCGCGTCGCTCCCGCTCCCGCCTCAACAACGTCCACCGCCACCGCCACCGAACGCGTCTGA
- a CDS encoding DUF3459 domain-containing protein, which produces MTTEPGPWWRSAVIYQIYPRSFRDTSGNGVGDLRGIIDGLDHIATLGVDAIWLSPVFTSPMVDHGYDVADYCDIDPSFGTLDDFDELVARAHDRNLRVILDWVPNHSSDAHPWFVESRSSRDNPKRDWYHWRDGTPDRLPNNWTRAFPPDEPAWTWDARTDAWYLNLFSPEQPDLNWANPEVRLAMADTLRFWLDRGVDGFRIDVVHGLGKDPALADVPEEVAGLPAVALIDTELTHDYVREIRSVIDEYDDRVAIGEVFLLESARIAKYYGTGDDELHLAFNFPAMFGPWEAEAWRRNLDGAEEHFTSKGFQTTWVLSNHDNPRHRTRFGGDEAVARAAAVLLLGLPGTPFLYAGEELGLEDAEVPPEAIVDPSGGRRDGCRAPIPWTIGPGHGWASPGTWLPFPPEADEHSVEAQSADPSSTLALYRRLLTLRSASDALRLGGHEIVHDHDGVLAWRRSVGGTDDTNGADDVLVAVNFTSEPVVFEGFADWNSLVSSHPDRAVAQVVGGHMMPDEALWAAPPR; this is translated from the coding sequence ATGACCACCGAACCGGGCCCGTGGTGGCGCAGCGCCGTCATCTACCAGATCTATCCCCGCAGTTTTCGGGACACCTCCGGCAACGGGGTGGGCGACCTGCGGGGCATCATCGACGGCCTCGACCACATCGCCACGCTGGGCGTCGATGCCATCTGGCTGTCGCCGGTCTTCACCTCGCCGATGGTCGACCACGGCTACGACGTGGCCGACTACTGCGACATCGATCCCTCCTTCGGCACGTTGGACGACTTCGACGAGCTGGTCGCCCGGGCCCACGACCGCAACCTGCGGGTGATCCTCGACTGGGTGCCCAACCATTCGAGCGATGCCCACCCCTGGTTCGTCGAGTCGCGCTCGTCGCGGGACAACCCCAAGCGTGACTGGTACCACTGGCGCGACGGCACACCCGACCGGCTGCCCAACAACTGGACCCGGGCCTTCCCGCCCGACGAACCGGCGTGGACCTGGGACGCCCGCACCGATGCCTGGTACCTCAACCTGTTCAGCCCCGAGCAGCCCGACCTCAACTGGGCCAACCCCGAAGTGCGCTTGGCCATGGCCGACACCCTGAGGTTCTGGTTGGACCGTGGTGTGGACGGGTTTCGCATCGACGTCGTCCACGGGCTGGGTAAGGACCCCGCACTGGCCGACGTGCCCGAGGAGGTGGCCGGCCTGCCCGCCGTCGCGCTGATCGACACCGAGCTCACCCACGACTACGTGCGGGAGATCCGTTCGGTGATCGACGAGTACGACGACCGGGTGGCGATCGGCGAGGTGTTCCTGCTGGAGTCGGCCCGAATCGCCAAGTACTACGGCACGGGCGACGACGAGTTGCACCTGGCGTTCAACTTCCCGGCGATGTTCGGGCCGTGGGAGGCCGAGGCGTGGCGGCGCAACCTGGACGGCGCCGAGGAGCACTTCACGTCCAAGGGCTTCCAGACCACGTGGGTGCTGTCCAACCACGACAACCCCCGGCACCGCACCCGCTTCGGGGGCGATGAGGCGGTCGCCCGCGCCGCAGCCGTGCTGCTGCTGGGGCTGCCGGGCACGCCGTTCCTCTACGCCGGCGAGGAGCTCGGCCTCGAGGACGCCGAGGTGCCACCCGAGGCGATCGTCGATCCGTCCGGCGGGCGACGCGACGGCTGCCGGGCGCCGATCCCGTGGACGATCGGGCCCGGCCACGGCTGGGCCTCGCCCGGCACCTGGCTGCCGTTTCCGCCCGAGGCCGACGAGCACAGCGTCGAGGCCCAGAGCGCCGATCCCTCTTCGACGCTGGCCCTGTACCGCAGGTTGCTGACGCTGCGGTCGGCGTCGGATGCGCTGCGCCTGGGCGGCCATGAGATCGTGCACGATCACGACGGCGTGCTCGCCTGGCGCCGGAGCGTCGGCGGTACTGACGACACCAACGGCGCAGACGACGTGCTGGTCGCGGTCAACTTCACCTCGGAGCCGGTGGTGTTCGAGGGCTTCGCCGACTGGAACTCGCTGGTCTCGTCGCACCCCGACCGTGCGGTCGCCCAGGTAGTCGGGGGCCACATGATGCCCGACGAAGCACTCTGGGCCGCTCCGCCTCGGTGA
- a CDS encoding transcriptional repressor — MNLRHHHTDSGGPPASIDEIHDGVAVALATVEQQYTANRRTLVTLLASIGQPVSLPEIMEREPQLAQSSVYRNLGVLEQAGVAVRIVTNDEFARFELAEAHGGHHHHHLICSSCGAVEDFTLSSGVEATIVRELEELAHRHGFVPSEHQVDLVGLCADCQ, encoded by the coding sequence ATGAACCTGCGCCACCACCACACCGACTCCGGCGGGCCCCCGGCCTCGATCGACGAGATCCACGACGGCGTCGCCGTGGCATTGGCCACCGTCGAACAGCAGTACACCGCCAACCGGCGGACGCTGGTGACACTGCTTGCGTCGATCGGCCAGCCGGTAAGCCTTCCCGAGATCATGGAGCGCGAGCCGCAGTTGGCCCAGAGCTCGGTGTATCGAAACCTGGGCGTGCTCGAGCAGGCCGGCGTGGCGGTGCGCATCGTCACCAACGACGAGTTCGCCCGCTTCGAACTGGCCGAGGCCCACGGCGGGCACCATCACCACCACCTGATCTGTTCGTCGTGTGGGGCGGTGGAGGACTTCACGTTGTCGAGCGGGGTTGAGGCCACCATCGTTCGGGAACTCGAAGAGTTGGCCCACCGGCACGGGTTTGTCCCCTCAGAGCACCAGGTGGACCTGGTCGGCCTGTGCGCCGACTGCCAGTAG
- a CDS encoding helicase-associated domain-containing protein, with product MSPLWNLNDPPSGDDIAAALQAFPVVADVLRAAAKPPDRVLPFHHVCGFDELFPCLSPLGLRLLQLDRFHGGVSRDAALQETSEVPPELVDREASNLVIAGLAVFRGDRLRSHPDIARYIPMPLPMLENAVNSINSDRLATACRRMGIRSGTTKAERSEAVLAGLRQPTTIEKALSSVSPEARRLFGRIVELTSVDRFGFTDSDEAPGSVPLDSLMNANTVQYRAASRDLLSLYAPVRGNMTPLGELVEALLITASMGWGDSVTLFMEVAHGCGKALGPALVPPPDVVGVPVQETPMGPTRVVAQLGDVVGHLGDHPVEGKKSGDRRAPVATWRSAAKATGIDKDLGVLLGGLAADLGLIYAQAMPARGRGRKVFHPVRWRPNLRRIAEFDRLEVGTRWLSLVEAWLEGGRGEDAYAQSVKRSLLVSVLASMPEGRAIERGDFMALATGRHVALNDVDELSEHLTTAAALGLIGDPGRPGLTEAGRAAIGGADAVNAVVGGGDRSFLVQPDHSVVAPPNMAPDVVAQLMRYADLESEGGASVWRLSARRLAQAAPTTSPEEVQRFFADGSSVPVPDAVLRFIDDAMGSVSPVTVTEVGCVITAADPMVISDAARHKPAKLTVVAAGVATSPLTAARVRDVLATRGVILASSTPAEATITSIGSAASADPSAPSTASPTGTDALLPPPVDDAIAGWIVDQPDPADPLPSPKPIGFDDHLVAALTASISQRAST from the coding sequence ATGTCGCCACTGTGGAACCTCAACGATCCGCCCTCCGGCGACGATATTGCTGCGGCGCTGCAGGCGTTTCCCGTCGTGGCCGATGTGTTGCGGGCCGCTGCGAAACCCCCGGACCGGGTGCTGCCCTTTCATCACGTCTGCGGGTTCGACGAGCTGTTCCCCTGCCTCAGCCCGTTGGGCCTCCGGTTGTTGCAACTCGATCGATTTCACGGCGGCGTCAGCCGCGACGCCGCCCTTCAGGAAACGTCCGAGGTGCCTCCGGAGCTGGTCGACCGCGAGGCGTCCAACCTGGTCATCGCCGGGTTGGCGGTCTTCCGCGGCGACCGGCTGCGGTCGCACCCCGACATCGCCCGGTACATCCCGATGCCGCTGCCGATGCTTGAGAACGCAGTGAACTCGATCAACAGCGACCGCCTCGCCACGGCCTGCCGCCGGATGGGCATACGGTCGGGCACCACCAAGGCCGAGCGGAGCGAGGCGGTGCTCGCTGGCCTGCGCCAGCCAACGACGATCGAGAAGGCGCTGTCGTCGGTGAGCCCCGAGGCCAGGCGACTCTTCGGGCGCATCGTCGAGTTGACCTCCGTCGATCGATTTGGGTTCACCGACTCCGATGAGGCGCCGGGATCGGTGCCACTCGACAGCCTGATGAACGCCAACACGGTGCAGTACCGGGCGGCCTCGCGCGATCTGCTGTCGCTGTATGCGCCCGTTCGGGGCAACATGACGCCGCTCGGCGAGCTGGTCGAGGCCCTGCTGATCACCGCCTCGATGGGGTGGGGCGACAGCGTGACGCTGTTCATGGAGGTCGCCCACGGGTGCGGCAAGGCGTTGGGGCCTGCGCTGGTGCCGCCGCCCGACGTCGTTGGTGTTCCCGTCCAGGAGACCCCGATGGGCCCCACCCGCGTGGTGGCCCAGCTGGGCGACGTGGTGGGCCACCTGGGCGACCATCCGGTTGAGGGCAAGAAGTCGGGCGACCGTCGGGCGCCGGTGGCCACCTGGCGCAGCGCCGCCAAAGCGACCGGCATCGACAAGGACCTCGGGGTGCTGCTCGGGGGCCTGGCCGCCGACCTGGGCCTGATCTACGCCCAGGCGATGCCCGCTCGGGGTCGCGGTCGCAAGGTGTTCCACCCCGTGCGGTGGCGTCCCAACCTGCGCCGCATCGCCGAGTTCGACCGGCTCGAGGTGGGCACCCGCTGGCTCAGCCTCGTCGAGGCGTGGCTGGAGGGTGGGCGGGGTGAGGACGCGTACGCCCAGTCGGTCAAGCGGTCGCTGTTGGTGTCGGTGCTCGCATCGATGCCCGAGGGTCGGGCGATCGAGCGTGGCGACTTCATGGCGCTGGCCACCGGGCGACACGTGGCGCTGAACGACGTCGACGAACTCAGCGAGCACCTGACCACCGCCGCCGCCTTGGGCCTGATCGGCGACCCGGGACGTCCGGGGCTGACCGAGGCCGGGCGTGCGGCCATCGGCGGGGCCGACGCGGTCAACGCTGTGGTCGGTGGCGGCGACCGCAGTTTCCTGGTGCAACCCGACCATTCGGTGGTGGCCCCGCCGAACATGGCCCCCGACGTGGTGGCGCAGCTGATGCGCTACGCCGACCTGGAGAGCGAGGGCGGCGCCTCGGTGTGGCGGCTCTCGGCCCGGCGCCTGGCCCAGGCGGCGCCCACCACCTCCCCCGAGGAGGTCCAGCGGTTTTTCGCTGACGGGTCGTCGGTGCCGGTGCCCGACGCCGTGCTGCGTTTCATCGACGATGCAATGGGGTCGGTGTCGCCGGTGACGGTCACCGAGGTGGGCTGCGTCATCACCGCTGCCGACCCGATGGTGATCTCCGACGCCGCCCGTCACAAGCCGGCCAAGCTCACCGTGGTGGCGGCCGGCGTGGCCACCTCGCCGCTCACCGCCGCCCGTGTTCGGGACGTGCTGGCCACCAGGGGCGTGATCCTCGCCTCCTCAACCCCGGCCGAGGCGACCATCACCTCGATCGGGAGCGCAGCTTCGGCCGACCCGAGCGCACCATCCACGGCGTCGCCGACGGGCACCGATGCGCTGCTGCCCCCACCGGTGGACGATGCCATCGCCGGGTGGATCGTCGACCAGCCGGACCCGGCGGATCCTCTGCCCTCCCCGAAGCCGATCGGCTTCGACGACCACCTGGTGGCGGCGCTGACCGCGTCGATCTCACAGCGAGCGAGCACATGA
- a CDS encoding ATP-binding cassette domain-containing protein, whose protein sequence is MIDPSSDDRASGDVAAPPAVLRVPAEDIVVGTSPGDTVVHLEDVAVARGGREIWSEGTFDVPRGCIVGVIGPNGSGKTTFLQLLMGLLTPSAGSLEVLGETPRRGNPCIGYVPQNYTAAVGDAVRCRDLVHLGLVGTRWGTGHGNLEPGKLVDEALTAVDAMGFADERMSEVSGGQQQRVAIAAGLVNSPKLLLLDEPLANLDMRNQREIAALLGRLAAERNMTVFVVAHELNSLLEVLTSAVYLLDGHAHYDVIGKVVDAELLSHLYGTSIGVVRTPQGDLFTRNA, encoded by the coding sequence ATGATCGACCCCAGCAGTGACGACCGCGCCTCCGGTGATGTCGCAGCGCCTCCTGCCGTGCTCAGGGTGCCGGCCGAGGACATCGTCGTCGGGACGAGCCCGGGCGACACGGTGGTTCACCTTGAGGACGTCGCGGTTGCTCGGGGCGGCCGCGAGATCTGGTCAGAGGGCACCTTCGATGTCCCCCGGGGTTGCATCGTCGGGGTGATCGGCCCCAACGGCTCCGGGAAGACGACCTTCCTGCAGTTGCTGATGGGTCTGCTGACCCCGAGCGCCGGCAGCCTCGAGGTCTTGGGCGAGACCCCTCGCCGCGGCAATCCCTGCATCGGGTACGTACCCCAGAACTACACCGCAGCCGTCGGCGACGCGGTGCGCTGTCGCGACCTGGTGCATCTGGGGTTGGTGGGCACCCGATGGGGCACGGGCCACGGAAACCTGGAGCCCGGCAAGCTCGTCGATGAGGCATTGACCGCCGTCGACGCCATGGGCTTCGCAGACGAGCGCATGTCCGAGGTGTCCGGAGGGCAGCAACAGCGGGTGGCGATCGCCGCCGGGCTGGTCAACTCGCCAAAGCTACTGCTGCTCGACGAGCCGCTGGCCAACCTCGACATGCGCAACCAGCGCGAGATCGCCGCGTTGCTCGGCCGGCTCGCCGCCGAGCGGAACATGACCGTGTTCGTCGTCGCCCACGAGCTCAACTCGCTGCTCGAGGTGCTGACGAGCGCGGTGTACCTGCTCGATGGTCACGCCCACTACGACGTGATCGGCAAGGTGGTTGACGCCGAACTGCTCAGCCACCTGTACGGCACTTCGATCGGGGTGGTTCGAACCCCCCAGGGTGACCTGTTCACCCGCAACGCCTGA
- a CDS encoding DEAD/DEAH box helicase, producing the protein MSDPTNPLIVQGDLSVLAEVSSPRFDEARAKLARFAELDKAPEHIHTYRITPLSLWNAAVSGLSSGDVAATITGLAKYPVAPSVLAEVHDQMGRYGRLRLVRDHDTAALALTSAEPALLEEVSRDKQVAELLGNRLDGNRFAVRNGDRGVLKQALIRLGWPAADEAGYAKGTRLEGAELTAELRSYQSDALAAWWHEGNIEGGNGVLALPCGAGKTIIGLGAIATAGTHTLIVVTSISSAHQWRRELLAKTNLTEDQIGEYSGDSKEIRPVTIATYQVLTWAKRGVGADADMFDRHPHLKLFDERGWGLVIYDEVHLLPAPVFRATARIQAIRRLGLTATLVREDGKEGDVFSLIGPKRFDAPWKELEAMGWVAPATCTEVRVSLTDEQRMAYAVAEPAERHRLAATTPSKLVALDELMTAHQGDRILVIGQFLDQLAKVAERLGAPLITGKTPQKVRDELFEGFRSGEIDVLIVSKVANFSIDLPEANVAIQISGQFGSRQEEAQRLGRIMRPKAEGGSAEFYTIVAAETVEQAFALNRQRFLAEQGYTYTIVDAA; encoded by the coding sequence ATGAGCGACCCGACCAACCCCCTGATCGTGCAAGGCGACCTGTCGGTGCTGGCCGAGGTGTCATCGCCGCGCTTCGACGAGGCCCGGGCCAAGCTGGCACGGTTCGCCGAGCTGGACAAGGCCCCCGAGCACATCCACACCTACCGGATCACGCCGCTGTCGCTCTGGAACGCTGCTGTGTCCGGGCTGAGCTCGGGCGACGTGGCCGCCACGATCACCGGCCTGGCCAAGTACCCGGTGGCGCCGTCGGTGCTGGCCGAGGTGCACGACCAGATGGGCCGTTACGGCCGCCTGCGGCTGGTGCGCGACCACGACACCGCCGCCCTGGCGCTCACCTCGGCCGAGCCGGCCTTGTTGGAGGAGGTCAGCCGGGACAAGCAGGTGGCCGAGCTGTTGGGTAACCGCCTGGACGGCAACCGCTTTGCGGTGCGCAATGGCGACCGGGGCGTGCTCAAGCAGGCGCTAATCCGCCTCGGCTGGCCCGCCGCGGATGAGGCCGGGTACGCCAAGGGCACACGGCTGGAAGGGGCCGAGCTCACCGCCGAGCTGCGCTCCTATCAGAGCGATGCGCTGGCCGCCTGGTGGCACGAGGGCAACATCGAGGGCGGCAACGGTGTGCTGGCCCTCCCGTGCGGCGCGGGCAAAACCATCATCGGCCTGGGCGCCATCGCCACAGCCGGAACCCACACGCTGATCGTCGTCACGTCGATCAGCTCGGCGCATCAGTGGCGCCGGGAGCTGCTGGCCAAAACCAACCTGACCGAGGACCAGATCGGCGAGTACTCGGGCGATTCCAAGGAGATCCGTCCGGTCACGATCGCCACCTATCAGGTGCTCACCTGGGCCAAGCGGGGCGTCGGGGCCGACGCCGACATGTTCGACCGCCACCCGCACTTGAAGCTGTTCGACGAGCGCGGTTGGGGGCTGGTGATCTACGACGAGGTGCACCTGCTGCCCGCCCCGGTTTTTCGGGCCACCGCCCGCATCCAGGCGATCCGTCGCCTGGGGCTCACCGCCACGCTGGTGCGGGAGGACGGCAAGGAGGGCGACGTGTTCAGCCTGATCGGGCCGAAGCGTTTCGATGCCCCGTGGAAGGAGTTGGAGGCGATGGGCTGGGTGGCCCCCGCCACCTGCACCGAGGTGCGGGTCAGCCTCACCGACGAGCAGCGCATGGCCTATGCGGTGGCCGAACCGGCGGAGCGCCACCGGCTGGCCGCCACGACGCCGTCGAAGCTGGTGGCCCTCGACGAGCTGATGACGGCCCACCAGGGCGACCGGATCCTGGTGATCGGGCAGTTCCTCGATCAGCTGGCCAAGGTCGCCGAGCGCCTCGGCGCCCCGCTGATCACCGGCAAGACCCCCCAGAAGGTGCGCGACGAACTGTTCGAGGGGTTCCGTTCGGGCGAGATCGACGTGCTGATCGTGTCCAAGGTGGCCAACTTCTCGATCGACCTGCCCGAGGCCAACGTGGCCATCCAGATCTCCGGGCAGTTCGGCTCCCGCCAGGAGGAGGCCCAGCGCCTCGGTCGCATCATGCGCCCCAAGGCCGAGGGCGGCTCCGCCGAGTTCTACACGATCGTCGCCGCCGAGACCGTCGAGCAGGCCTTCGCCCTCAACCGCCAGCGTTTCCTCGCCGAGCAGGGCTACACCTACACGATCGTCGACGCCGCGTAG